In Oncorhynchus mykiss isolate Arlee chromosome 1, USDA_OmykA_1.1, whole genome shotgun sequence, the following proteins share a genomic window:
- the chmp1a gene encoding charged multivesicular body protein 1a, whose product MDDTLFQLKFTAKQLEKLAKKAEKDSKSEQAKVKKALQQKNVEVARVYAENAIRKKNEGLNCLRMASRVDAVASKVQTAVTMKAVTKNMTQVTKALDKALGSMDLQKVSAVMDKFETQVQNLDVHTSVMEDSMSSATTLTTPQDQVDDLIVQIAEESGLEVMDQLSQLPAGATSLGESSSRSQQEKEDQLSRRLAALRN is encoded by the exons ATGGATG acACACTCTTCCAACTGAAG TTTACAGCAAAACAGCTCGAAAAACTTGCCAAAAAGGCAGAGAAAGATTCAAAATCCGAGCAAGCCAAAGTTAAAAAG GCTCTTCAGCAGAAGAATGTGGAAGTTGCCAGAGTATATGCAGAGAATGCCATCCGTAAGAAGAACGAGGGCCTTAATTGTCTGCGCATGGCATCCCGTGTTGATGCTGTTGCCTCCAAGGTCCAGACTGCTGTCACTATGAAAGCG GTCACAAAGAATATGACGCAGGTCACCAAGGCACTGGACAAAGCGCTGGGTTCCATGGACCTGCAGAAGGTGTCTGCTGTTATGGACAAGTTTGAGACACAGGTCCAGAACCTGGATGTTCACACCTCA GTGATGGAGGACTCTATGAGCTCGGCCACCACACTGACCACGCCCCAGGACCAGGTGGATGACCTCATCGTCCAGATAGCAGAAGAGAGTGGTCTGGAGGTGATGGACCAGCTCAGCCAGCTGCCTGCAGGAGCCACCTCATTGGGAGAGAGCTCCTCACGCTCACAGCAGGAGAAGGAGGACCAGCTGTCTCGCAG GTTGGCTGCTCTGCGGAACTGA
- the LOC110517088 gene encoding P3 protein: MRTLFAFCCLFLITRGTDPPTEGRSLTDNNNMNVTADSNRRYIQIGDGTSQEFEFPENTKGVIVISSQYRSAVSTKGRESWKQTVNVSSLDSEVLSILNVSNSHAGPVKSFIISIKSGLPGRAQLLIQLLKLDQDSFPVVIEERTDYCIRVAPGRDDPAAGLIQSGVLSHFSENPVLFALLPLIFINKCAFGCKVEVEVLRGLLRKPVPLLLGVAGQFLVMPLYAYGLSRLGSLPKALSLGLVITCSAPGGGGGYLYSLLLGGDVTLAISMTLVSTVVAAAAMPLSSALYGRLLGVHAALHVPFIKILGTLLFIAIPISLGMLVKLRLPKLTRVLLALIRPFSFVLIVGGIFMAYQMGASILANVRPQIVVAGVTVPLFGLLLGFGMGKLAGLAVPQRKTVSIEVGVQNSLLALAVMQLSFRRAEADFASQAPFIVALSSTSEMLLIVLGHFAHRKFCTPTTRTET, encoded by the coding sequence ATGAGGACGCTATTTGCATTCTGTTGTCTCTTCTTGATAACGAGAGGAACAGATCCACCAACGGAGGGCAGGTCCctgacagacaacaacaacatgaacGTGACGGCCGACAGTAACAGAAGGTATATACAAATCGGGGACGGGACCTCCCAAGAATTTGAGTTTCCCGAAAACACTAAGGGCGTGATTGTAATCTCCAGTCAATACCGAAGCGCCGTAAGTACGAAGGGCCGCGAGAGCTGGAAGCAAACGGTCAATGTAAGCTCCTTGGACTCGGAGGTTCTTTCCATCCTGAATGTAAGTAACAGTCATGCGGGGCCCGTGAAGAGTTTCATTATCAGCATAAAGTCTGGGTTACCGGGTCGGGCACAACTGCTCATCCAGCTATTGAAGTTGGACCAGGATTCTTTCCCTGTTGTAATTGAAGAAAGGACAGACTACTGCATCAGGGTGGCACCTGGCAGGGATGACCCAGCTGCCGGGCTCATACAGTCAGGCGTGCTGTCCCACTTTTCTGAGAACCCTGTCCTATTTGCCTTGCTGCCGCTCATCTTCATCAACAAGTGTGCCTTCGGGTgcaaggtagaggtagaggtgctGAGGGGTCTCCTGCGGAAGCCTGTGCCCCTCCTCTTGGGGGTTGCAGGGCAGTTCCTGGTCATGCCACTGTACGCCTATGGTCTGTCCAGGCTGGGTTCCCTGCCAAAGGCCCTCTCCCTAGGCCTGGTCATCACATGCTCTGCCCCGGGCGGCGGCGGAGGCTACCTCTACAGCCTGCTACTGGGCGGGGACGTCACCCTAGCCATCTCCATGACCCTGGTGTCCACAGTTGTAGCTGCAGCAGCCATGCCCCTGTCCTCTGCCCTGTACGGCAGGCTACTGGGTGTCCACGCTGCCCTCCATGTGCCCTTTATCAAGATCCTGGGCACCCTTCTCTTCATTGCCATCCCCATCTCCCTGGGCATGCTGGTGAAGCTACGTCTGCCCAAACTTACCCGCGTGCTGCTGGCACTGATCCGGCCCTTCAGCTTCGTGCTCATCGTGGGTGGCATCTTCATGGCCTACCAGATGGGGGCGTCTATCCTGGCCAACGTGAGACCTCAGATAGTGGTTGCGGGGGTGACCGTGCCCCTGTTTGGGCTGCTGCTGGGGTTTGGGATGGGGAAGCTGGCAGGGCTGGCAGTGCCACAGAGGAAGACGGTCAGTATTGAGGTGGGGGTGCAGAACAGTCTCCTGGCGCTGGCGGTTATGCAGCTGTCGTTCCGGCGGGCGGAGGCTGACTTTGCGTCCCAAGCGCCCTTCATAGTGGCGCTCAGCAGCACCTCTGAGATGCTCCTCATCGTCCTCGGTCACTTTGCCCATCGAAAGTTCTGTACCCCCACCACCCGGACTGAAACCTGA